Genomic DNA from Candidatus Woesearchaeota archaeon:
ATCATCTGGCGCGTAGGGCATGACGTAATCAAGAGAAGCTCCTTGAGCAACAAGATGCTCTGCTAACTCTTTGCAAACCATTCCAACACCCCCGGCAAAATAGGGAGGGAATTCCCAACCAAACATCAACACATGCAAGTTTTACACACCTCTAGGTTACATCTAATAGCAAACTAATTCTTATTCGTATGAATAAGTGTATACCTATTCGCTTTATTAGTCACTAAGTAAAATTAGAGCAAGAACCATTTAAAAAGCTTTGCTTAAAAAAGTACACAAAATACTTAAAATATTAATTACTTAAATAAGTAAATAGTTAAATATGTTAATTACAATAAAAAGTTAATAAAAAAGAAACAAATATAAATAAGCAATGACGAAAACAGTACATGCAACAAGAGACCCCGGCACAATTCTACATACTCCAAGCAATAGCAACGGGAAAGAACGCCGCAAGCGACATAGCGAAAACTACTGAATTAAGTCTTCCTTACGTTATGAACCAACTCGCACTTCTAGAAGCTCGAGGACAAATTATCAAACTAGAAACAAACAAACAACGAAACGTGGGCAAACCAAAAAAACGATACGCGCTTGCAACTGAAAAAGCAACCATTACCCTCCTTAAAAAAGGATACGGCGGACAATACGAAATCAATAAACCAACAAAAATGTTAGGTATTTACCTTCAATTACTAGCAAGAGTTGCCACGCCAAACAAAGGAGCCTTCTCTGAATATTTCTGGTACAATGTTGAATATTTTGAAAAATTACGAGGCGTTGCGTTCATTATCGAAGAAAACAACACCGTAGAGATTCTTGCACTGACCAACACCAAAAATCTAGATGAACTTCGAAAACATATCAGCAACTACACCATTAAACAACAAGAATACAAGGGCATGCGCGTTGCGTG
This window encodes:
- a CDS encoding MarR family transcriptional regulator, translated to MQQETPAQFYILQAIATGKNAASDIAKTTELSLPYVMNQLALLEARGQIIKLETNKQRNVGKPKKRYALATEKATITLLKKGYGGQYEINKPTKMLGIYLQLLARVATPNKGAFSEYFWYNVEYFEKLRGVAFIIEENNTVEILALTNTKNLDELRKHISNYTIKQQEYKGMRVACWVHTSEEIIHGVKNHDDYYINLMKRAAIMADPYGELQKTIEATTS